One Candidatus Caldatribacterium sp. DNA segment encodes these proteins:
- a CDS encoding SIS domain-containing protein, which translates to MPDHTYHEIRRQPITWREVLGYLESKREELLAFLSSGYKEALFAGCGSSYNLALTAAYLWQKFTRERARGVPSSEVFLFPEGVFLPEERYLFVGISRSGETTETVKAVAYFKEHFGGKAIGITCQEGSSLARLADCSIVLSSAAEQSVVMTQSFSSMLLALLFLAMAKSGMPTSDLNALPETLELLISRYEAVVKNLAEHGSFTKFIFLGNGPLYGIAWEGSLKLKEMSLTPTETFHFLEFRHGPKSIVDEETLLIALTSQSAFDMEKEVILEMVRLGATVLHLGLEHLPSPKVVEVLYDEKSVSPIFLPLLDVVFLQLLGYFRAKKRGLDPDNPKNLTKVVVL; encoded by the coding sequence GGAAAGTAAGAGGGAAGAGCTTCTGGCTTTCCTGTCCTCAGGGTATAAGGAAGCTCTTTTTGCTGGGTGTGGAAGCTCGTATAACTTAGCCCTCACCGCAGCATATCTTTGGCAAAAATTTACGAGAGAGCGGGCAAGGGGGGTTCCATCTTCGGAAGTTTTCCTCTTTCCCGAGGGTGTCTTCCTTCCTGAGGAACGCTACCTTTTTGTTGGCATCTCGCGCTCTGGAGAGACTACGGAAACCGTTAAGGCAGTCGCTTACTTTAAAGAGCATTTTGGAGGGAAAGCCATAGGAATCACTTGCCAGGAAGGATCGTCACTTGCCCGCCTCGCGGATTGCTCTATTGTCCTTTCCTCGGCAGCAGAGCAAAGCGTTGTTATGACTCAGTCCTTCTCAAGTATGTTGCTTGCACTCCTTTTTTTGGCGATGGCCAAAAGTGGTATGCCAACATCTGATCTTAACGCCCTTCCAGAGACACTTGAGCTTTTAATCTCTCGTTACGAGGCGGTTGTAAAGAATTTAGCGGAGCATGGGTCGTTTACCAAGTTTATTTTTCTTGGAAATGGACCACTTTACGGAATAGCCTGGGAGGGTTCACTGAAACTCAAGGAAATGAGTCTAACACCTACCGAAACTTTCCATTTCCTTGAATTCCGCCACGGTCCAAAATCAATTGTCGATGAGGAGACACTCCTTATAGCTTTGACTTCTCAGTCAGCCTTTGATATGGAGAAGGAAGTCATACTTGAGATGGTGCGTCTTGGAGCAACCGTCCTGCATTTAGGGTTAGAGCACTTACCTTCGCCGAAGGTCGTGGAAGTCCTTTACGATGAGAAGTCTGTGAGTCCCATTTTCTTGCCCCTCCTTGACGTCGTCTTTTTACAGCTTCTTGGATATTTCAGGGCCAAAAAGCGAGGTTTGGATCCAGATAACCCTAAGAACCTCACTAAGGTGGTTGTCCTGTAG
- a CDS encoding ROK family protein: protein MRYSCGIDIGGTKIAGVLVDEKLNVLLSERIFYTCKGPDRVVEEIASLVDYLTKDIEKSKLLGIGIVTPGIIDSDNGVVVYAANLNWRDVPVRNLLEKRLGLPCLLEHDVKGGALAELFFGAGREFRDFLYVSVGTGIAGAIVWDRKVVKGSHNICGEIGHTVVMPQGPMCRCGKRGCLEALASGSAMEREAWYLAGEEVEGSVIVERAESGDPLFREILRNASFYLGLALANMAGVLDPEAIILGGGVSEAGLLWFSFVEEAYRMHLLDLNRAPKLLLGVFRGRASVMGAAALPLLGHGSLL, encoded by the coding sequence TTGAGATATTCCTGCGGTATTGATATTGGGGGAACGAAGATTGCCGGTGTTCTGGTCGACGAAAAATTAAACGTCTTGCTTTCTGAGAGAATTTTCTACACCTGCAAAGGCCCGGATAGAGTGGTCGAAGAGATAGCATCGCTCGTGGACTATTTGACTAAGGATATTGAGAAATCCAAGCTTCTGGGTATTGGCATCGTTACTCCAGGTATTATTGACAGCGACAATGGTGTAGTGGTATATGCGGCGAATCTTAACTGGAGGGACGTGCCGGTTCGAAATCTTCTCGAGAAGAGGCTCGGCCTCCCATGCCTTCTCGAGCACGATGTTAAGGGTGGTGCCTTAGCTGAGCTATTCTTTGGTGCAGGTCGAGAATTTCGAGATTTCTTATACGTCAGCGTTGGAACCGGTATCGCGGGAGCTATAGTTTGGGACCGCAAGGTTGTGAAGGGAAGCCACAATATATGTGGAGAAATAGGTCATACAGTTGTTATGCCTCAGGGGCCAATGTGTCGGTGTGGGAAAAGAGGTTGTCTCGAGGCTCTGGCCTCTGGCAGCGCCATGGAGCGTGAGGCATGGTATCTTGCGGGGGAAGAGGTAGAAGGATCGGTTATTGTGGAAAGAGCAGAAAGCGGCGACCCTCTTTTCCGGGAAATCCTAAGGAATGCTTCTTTTTATTTAGGCTTGGCTTTAGCAAACATGGCTGGGGTTCTTGATCCAGAAGCAATAATCCTTGGTGGAGGTGTCTCGGAGGCAGGACTACTTTGGTTTAGTTTTGTGGAAGAGGCTTACCGTATGCATCTTTTGGACCTCAATCGCGCTCCAAAGCTTCTCCTTGGTGTTTTTCGTGGGAGGGCCAGCGTCATGGGGGCGGCTGCGCTCCCCCTTCTTGGGCATGGCTCTCTGCTTTGA
- a CDS encoding alpha/beta hydrolase yields MATRKRLGTLLAVAMAVLFVTSPSPAQESPFANGEFWVREGLSLHYQIWYPKAPQGKVLCIHGLGGSTFSWRHAPNFLLPAGYLVVAVDLPGFGYSARPTGTTHKTENRAQLLLEFLQYLDGTVLPKALAEEKWYLIGHSMGGAVALLMAMEEPERFQATVLIAPALRRPFSHFLKILTSFPPTRGCWTTLIRNLFLSPSRIWHFLEKAYGRKVKEEEFQGYVKPLRLPGTARSLLSMVNTASSLKLFPFRGKPHPPFLLIWGSNDRFIPAKEGREFQRIFSDTPLYLVEGASHCPMETHPGEVYPMILEFFKAPKTHSEASGPISPYLRTR; encoded by the coding sequence GTGGCAACCCGGAAGCGGCTTGGGACACTTCTTGCGGTGGCAATGGCGGTGCTTTTTGTAACCTCCCCAAGTCCTGCCCAGGAATCCCCCTTTGCAAACGGAGAATTCTGGGTACGAGAGGGTCTTTCCCTCCACTACCAGATATGGTACCCGAAAGCACCTCAAGGGAAAGTACTCTGCATCCATGGTCTGGGAGGTTCCACGTTCTCCTGGCGCCATGCCCCCAATTTCCTTCTCCCGGCCGGATACCTCGTAGTTGCCGTGGACCTACCCGGCTTTGGGTACAGCGCAAGGCCCACAGGAACCACCCACAAAACAGAAAACCGGGCTCAACTCCTTCTCGAATTTCTCCAGTACCTCGACGGTACCGTTCTGCCAAAGGCATTGGCCGAGGAAAAGTGGTACCTCATAGGGCATTCCATGGGTGGCGCGGTGGCCCTCCTCATGGCCATGGAAGAACCAGAGCGATTCCAGGCCACCGTCCTCATCGCCCCAGCACTGCGAAGGCCCTTCAGTCACTTCCTCAAAATCCTGACTTCCTTCCCTCCCACCAGAGGATGCTGGACTACCCTTATTCGAAACCTCTTCCTCTCTCCGTCACGCATCTGGCACTTTCTTGAGAAAGCCTACGGACGAAAAGTAAAGGAAGAGGAGTTCCAGGGATACGTAAAACCTCTCCGACTCCCGGGAACGGCTCGAAGCCTTCTCAGCATGGTGAACACTGCCTCTTCCCTCAAGCTTTTTCCTTTCCGGGGAAAGCCCCACCCTCCCTTTCTCCTCATCTGGGGGAGTAACGACCGTTTCATTCCGGCAAAGGAGGGCAGAGAGTTTCAGAGAATTTTCTCCGACACACCACTCTACCTTGTCGAGGGAGCCTCCCACTGCCCGATGGAAACCCACCCGGGGGAAGTGTACCCCATGATTCTCGAATTCTTCAAAGCACCGAAAACTCACTCAGAAGCCTCAGGGCCAATATCTCCGTACTTGAGGACAAGGTAA